The genomic region TGAATCGCCTGCATTAACGCGCtaatattaataaagaaatatttagTAGTGGTAGAAGTAGTATTTTACTTTTGTGGTTAGCTATGAGTGGTTTCTGTTTCTGTTTACAGATTAATCGCAATCTAGTAATCATTTATCTGCGCTAGTCTGCCCTGAATGTGTAATCAGTAAAAGACCTCTGAAGTCGCCAATATCTAGTTAAAGCTTAATGGAGCGGAAAGACGCACATGCTTTGAGTCACAGAACCACATCTGCGTCCAGGTTACTCATGATAAGAAGAAAAGTGTGGGCTAATGCAAGGTGGAGATGACTTTTCCCCTGAATATAACCTCATATGAGCTTACTTATCGCATTCTCACTCTGCCCTGGTTTAAACTATTGTTTCATACAGACCTTATATGGCCTATAGCTGATGCAGTTGAATGAACTGGAACTGATAGACTTACTGATTCGTTTATTGTTTCTGATGTCACAAGTTTGCCTTTAGATCTCTCCAGGCATCTGACTAACCTGAAGTATTGATATAATTGGTTCAATTTTTTATGGATGTGTCAACAGATTGAAAAAGATAggcagggctctacgcttacttttctttttaggagcacttgtgctcctaacttaaaaaaatttagTAGCAGAGTTACatttttaggagcacattctaaacaataataaaaaaacctgataaaaaatttgccttcctacgaggtgatatttgactccttaaagcgATTTACAGGGgatttttgtttttacctttgtcatggcatttttctaactttattaaaagtatatcatctttaatgtcacatttaagctttttaaaatttttaattaaaacaacgGAACAGGAACAAGTAGGATaaaaataagttaccaatcaaatgaaatcagtattaacaaaattaatttgtgctacagaggtggcacaaaagagcacaaaagtggcttgtaggtgtgtttttatatttaatgaggctcagaggtggcattagTGCAATCAAGTTCATAAATTCAGGTTGAGACGTTgagttttaaatataacattttgaatatagaaatattaaatgatttaaataactaaaaagacAATTTAAAGGGATgcaaactcacttttacatgttgtttgaacattaatgagtgttggcagtttgtatacacaatcaccctacaatgataaaaatccacccagtggtattgttttaatctttaaaagtaatatcccctttttaaaattaggtaattctcagcttcttgttggtgtgatgacacacagacagaggccgctcccacgatagttgattgacatgagcgccttaccttagacccgccctcccCGAGCTGAAactccgactccgatcgccattgtgtcgactcaggtgcagaggaaaacAAGAAtatctccgattgagcgattgaggtgttctgttgttggatgtaataatgaacatagcagtagtcatttactcccgacatctgagccgctgaagatgcagaggattaacgttactttcatttttggaaggaaagcgcagatcccgatctacatatgcatctatgttcgtgcaaatcattcgtgaggcagcttgcaaatggcctttcttaataatgtagttagcaagtttcgcagctaaacgcgggtaaatgcggctaaatgtggctaaagtaaacattacagctcgtcatcccacagcagagaggggcggggcgagcagagctcattagcatttaaagaaacatgcaacagaatagctcgctctaaaaagagctgattttgacaaggtaaaaagagtgtcaTTGAAAACttttaaccaaagcatgttatagacttctcattaagaccctaaagaatcatatcaacttgtggaaaatgggcatctgatgacccctttaaaaataaagttaaatctgccagcaggtggcggcaagacactgatttaattactgagtcatatcattcatttgactCGTtcgaatggctgattcattcaggaataaagcaagtgactgtatttatgaatggggaattgaatcatttcactagatttgtttaaaaacgcacgttcatttaTATAAACgtcgctgtgtttgaatggagatgtgcagcggctcagttgtgacttgtttcagactatttttgatgacgaaatgagtgttatagtcagacaaatgtaagtcacttaataataatgtcttgtttatttaactgttgtattaaatcaatatctcatttacaatctcccttaaaaatgattaaaagctgtcactcatcttagttcatttcGATCTCACTAAGTTcgattataatcaacaaagctctctataCTGCAAAATGAGtctttacactctctctacgctttgtttatgaaaggattcgtaagatatgtccgtgatacattgCTTAATGTTGCAAAAACGTAGCTCCCCTCAGCGCagacacaaatatgctgatcgggtcagtcgcactaGTGCtcccaaatatttttttatagtcgcacacagtagttttcagtcgcaaatgcgagtcgCATAGAGCCCTGTAGGGTGAGAAAAGATGTGTTtagataaaataagataaaatgaaACAGAAAAACTTTGTGAAATgttactaatatgtgaccctggaccacaaaacagtcataagggcctttttttaatttaacagacataatctgaaagctgaataaataagctttccattgatgtatggtttgagggtgcaaaaaaaatctaaatactgagaaaatcgcctttaaagttgtccaaatgaagctcatcaaaaattaagttttaatatatttatggaaggaaatttacaaaatattttcatggaacatgatctttacttaatatcctaatgttttttggcataaaagaaaaatcttaaattttgacccatacaatgtgtttttggctattggcTATTAAGAGACACATATTAGTAATGTGTCTTTCTTTCATGAAATCATTGCTAGCAGGATTTCCATGCTCCCATAAATCCAACATGAAGTGCATTTCCTTCATGAGCGGGTAATTTATGATCTTACACTCTGTTAAATATAGACCTGACATGATCTGATATGTAAATCAGCGTAATGACAGCTATTACATTACAGCCGGGGGTTAGGAGTCTGTTCCTGGCTTCAGATGATTACAGAATTTGGCCTTTTGCCTTTTCATTTTAGACTGtagtaaattattaatattttttctatttgtgTCTTGATTTAGTTGATCAGTTCCAAATAATAAAGAGGTCTTGACATAAAGGAAGTATTTCTTAAAGGTTTCATTGAGATTTATTAGTTGGACAGAACTAAACGTTCAGTTGCTTTGAGCACAGCTTTATTTTCATTTGTGGCAGTcctaatatgtaatatttatttcttGCCACAGATTCATTTCTTCAGGGCATTAGGGGGTACGGACGAATTAATCCGAGCATGGAGACCACAAATATTTGACAACTTAGAGAATGTTGCTTTTGTGACCTTAGGGGCTGCAGGGTGACGTGGAGGTCAGTCGAAAAGTTCAAATAAATTCTGTGCTGTGATTGTTTGTTTAAGCCACTCTGGTGAATAAAGGCAATTTTATGACATTTTCTGACATGGAAGACATGGCATTTGCAGCTTAAAAATGAAAACGATTTAATGCCAATAAGATGGAAAGTATAGTCAGGTTTTGTGTTACAAGTGTAaagaatgcattaaaaaaaacaactaataaactaataaatttaaaaatgacattttattattttattatgatttttggcTTCTGGATGCAAGAAATCATACCTGACAAGACCCTTTACAAagctcaattttattttattttatttttgtacacgtgcatataaaatgttttattttgttttttattattactattgtacACGTGCatagaaaaaagtccaaatgcaAATAAAGCATGTAAAACGTACAGGGAAACTACATCACAAAAAGTCCATCACCTGGACTTATGATTATACATCACTAAGATTTAGACACAGATTTAGGTACAACAAAAATAACCCTCATATAACAAACATCTTTCCTTTAATAAACTTGCAATAAAAGAGGCAAAGTACATTTATAGCTATATATATTATAGTTAAGCACTATAATTACACAATATTATACtataatttcacattttatgATGAATTTTGGCTTCTGGATGCAAGAAATCATGCCTGACcatgccattttattttatttcttttttaaataaaaacaacttttttattattttattaaaaagacaCTTAaacgtatttattttatttcaacctaaacttttttttttcaactagtTTTCATTTCTCGTTTTCATTCAGTTTAActtgatttaaaataattaaaataaatgaaaaaaaaaaaaactaaacttaaactacaaaaatacacaaaattactaaatcttttaactaaaattaacatgaaagcagaatatataaaaatcaaattcaaaatatgaacaaaaactaTAGTAGTAtcttaataatactaaaattatgCGTTTCTGATTGTAAATCAGACATATTATATTGcaaggatggatggatgcaagAAATTAGctctattttattgtattttattttattaaaaaacaaaaaactatattttaataataataataataataattaataataatattttgtttttattttattttttaacttaatgtacaaaaataattaaaaatgaaactgaaataaaatgcttaaaacattataaaaaacaATACTTAAACtactaaaaaacacaaaacaaaaataaaaaatgacaaaaacataacaaaatggcaaaaacttgaactaaaattaacatgaaagcagaatatataaaaatcaaattcaaaatattaacaaaaactaatactaAAATGATGCGTTTCTGATAGTAAATCagacatattatattatattataagagGCAAAATATGGCTATATATTGTGTAATTAACCACTATAGATTCTactacatttaaaattaatattatgaaTTCTGGCTTCTGGATGCAAGaaattagctttattttattttattttattttattttattaaaaaactaaaaattatatttataataataataataataataattaataataatattttattttttaacttaatgtacaaaaataattaaaaatgaaactgaaataaaatactaaaaaacaaaaacattaaaaaaatacttactactaaaaacacaaagcaaaacaaaaatacaaaaacataacaaaatgactaaaactttaacttaaaTGAACATGAAAGCAGAATATATAAAAatcaaaaattcaaaatattaaatcaaaaactagtagtatctcaatgatactaaaatgatGCTGTTTCAGATAATAATATAAGAGGCAAAATATAGCTATATATGTTAATTAACCACTATAAATTCTACTACATTTAACATTTGACAATTCCCTTTAcaaagttaatttattttattgtatttagtttaacttaatgtacaaaaataattaaaaatgaaactgaaataaaaaaaattaaataaaatactaaaaaacaaaACCATTATAAAAAACAATACTTAAACTACtaaaaaacacataacaaaatgactaaaactttaacttaaaTTACCATGAAAGCAGAATatataaaaatcaaaaatttaaaatattaacaaaaactatagtactatctcaatgatactaaaatgatGCTGTttctgattaaaataaaatataactatatttatctaaaatatagcTATATATGTTAATTAACCACTATAAAGTCTACTACATTTAACATTTGACAATTCCCTTTACAaagcttattttatttagtttaacttgatgtactaaaataattaaaaatgaaactgaaatatatatatatatatatatatatatatatatatatatatatatatatatatatatatatgtaaggaataattgacgacgggccgtagaattcttagaaaataatgcacacccgaggtggtgatgcggtcacgacgcgaagcggagtggccgttacacctcgggtgtgcattattttcgtagaattctacggcccgaagtcaattattccgcttatactacagttaccacacctcaagacatcgatcaagtgatatatttcaagacattcgtccggtttttatccttaaaacgctattgtgagtaggattaatttcttacgcagctcattcaacagcttcgttgctagttccaaaacgtcattttagaactagtaacgacgcttgggctgttaatagcaaaataatgccgttaataacgaagtttagacagaccgaaagacaagcagacagacggaaagagtgagggagagaaactaagtgtatgactttacctctctcacgtctgtgtctctcaggggtgactggcagcattgtctctactaacagttaaatagttcattttcttcaagaccacgccgttgttacctcgcttgtgagagcagagctgtcatgtcgtttttaagttgttaatcgtcagagcagcgctaacaactttagcgcgaatgctaacgcgagtgcaaactgtaatgttatgtgtgtgcgtctgtgaggtgagtgagagagggcgagagaaaaagagtttgtgctttccgtacataataaaacgtaatatattgtggaaaaaaacatggaaataatctgtcgtttttatcctgatgtttactgtatttattagtttggccagtgtcattgtggtaGTTATTTTGcggttttgggctgtaaggacctttaaaataactgaaatgtatggcgaagtgatatagacatgcactgcggtctaaagctgcctggaactacgttcgccgtgcgtttccctgaatataatgcacacctctagaacgttcgtcagccaatcagattcaagcattcaacggccctgtagtataaatatatatatatatatatatatatatatatatatatatatacatatatacatatataaaaacttaaactaataaaaaaattaaaaataaaaacacacaacaaaattactaaaactttctgATAGTAAATCAGAAAACTATTATAAGAGGCAAAAGATAACTATATATATACTGTAATTAACCACTATAAATActactacatttaaatttttattatgaATTTTGGCTTCTAGATTTAGGAAATCATATCTGATAATTACCTTTccaaagcattattttatttatttataattgtacACATGCACATAAAAAATCCAAAGCAAATAAAGCATGTAAAACGTGCAGGAAAACTACACCGCAAAAAGTCCATCACATGTTTATACTACATCACTAACTGATCTAGGTACAACAAATGACACATCAAACTTCTTTCCTTTTAATAAACTTTGGAAAATACCTTGCTGTCTTGCGTCTGCTTTGTTTGTGCCTCCGCTGTGATTGGCTGGCTCTCATGTTGTGAGGGCTGGCGCTGTATAAAAGGACAGTTGTAGGAGGAGACTGCACTGAGATTGTGAGGACCTGCGTTGTGACACTCAAGACTCTTTTTCTCTAGCGTTGGATTTGTATTACGCACCAGAACCATGTGTAAAGGGCTCGCAGCCCTTCCAGCAACATGCTTGAAAAGGTAAGAACTACTTTACCTCATTGAAAATCATTGGTTTTATAATTATTGTTAGTTCAGCCTTCAAgaatatatatgtttatatacttTGAACTGGACTAAAAGCAAAATAGCAGTTTGGGTATCAAAATATTATAGTTGGCTTAGAGTAatggaaaaaatgttttttatgtttgtgATCAATTAAAAGCAGCTGTTTGAAAGAGAGTCAAGTAGAAAGTCCTAGAAAACTAGCTTTTGTGTATCATAATTGTTGACATGACTGATTCTCTAAAGCTAAAAGAGTGATTTATTGATGTGTTTTCTCCAACAGCGCCAaagacataaaacataaaattggaTTCCTGCTTCAAAAGCCAGATCCACTGCAGGAACAGAAGGCTCTGAAGGAGAAAGAGAAGGTGAAGGTCGCTGTGGTGAACAGGTAAGGTCGGACCAACATGACTTATTGTattcaattatattatattacaataataacatatttgtttattaattcctTCCTCTAATTCTAGAGTCCCTTCTGTTGAAATCGAGAAATGGAAAGCATCATTTAACAACCTGATCAAAAATGATGGTAAGTGTCAAGATTATTTGCTTATGTGATAAAAATTCAGCCATCCAGCTCAGATCTTAGAAACCAGCGTGTGTTAATGATGAACAAGCCTGCAGCATAGTAATGATTTCATTAATTGGAAAACCTGAGGCCCCCGCATTGACCCTTGTTTATTCGACCATGTATTTGCTGTCAGAGAGCCCTTGGCCTCTAGATTTTTGTCAGTCTGACAGGCCGTGACTGTATTTTTCTCACGCCCCAGAGTGTGGGCTACGTGTCCGCAGACTGCACTGCACTGGTGGCCCCTGAAGAGCTCAAGTGTTCTGCTCTGGTGGGCTACAGGGGTCATCAACCACTAGGACAGTCTTTAGAGAATCCCCCCCAGACTCAAAGTCTTGACCTCTTCATTCCTAAAACCTCCTCAGCATCCGCTCCCCAGGAATAATGAGTTCAGATAGAGATTCGAATGTCTTTGGATCATAGTGacctaaaagtaaaaataaaaccataaaaaatagaaatcacaataaatttgaactgaaatcaactttttatttcagttcaaatttaaagcagaataaattaaaatcaaattcaaaatataaacaaaagctATATTAGTATCTCAGTAATACTAAAATCATAccaagcaaaataaataaaataaataaaaaatacccagAAAATGTTAACAGAAATGAACttactttattt from Garra rufa chromosome 12, GarRuf1.0, whole genome shotgun sequence harbors:
- the LOC141346284 gene encoding regulator of G-protein signaling 4-like, whose amino-acid sequence is MCKGLAALPATCLKSAKDIKHKIGFLLQKPDPLQEQKALKEKEKVKVAVVNRVPSVEIEKWKASFNNLIKNDGKCQDYLLM